The following proteins are co-located in the Candida dubliniensis CD36 chromosome 3, complete sequence genome:
- a CDS encoding histone H2AZ (Similar to S. cerevisiae HTZ1;~In S. cerevisiae: histone variant; exchanged for histone H2A in nucleosomes by the SWR1 complex; involved in transcriptional regulation through prevention of the spread of silent heterochromatin) gives MSGKGKVHGGKGKSSEIAKSSTSHSARAGLQFPVGRVKRYLRRNVQNKIRVGSKAAIYLTAVLEYLTAEVLELAGNAAKDLKVKRITPRHLQLAIRGDEELDNLIKATIAYGGVLPHINKALLLKVEKKKGQK, from the coding sequence ATGTCTGGGAAGGGAAAAGTGCATggaggaaaaggaaaatcCTCAGAAATCGCCAAATCATCTACATCACATTCAGCTAGAGCAGGGTTACAATTCCCAGTGGGAAGAGTCAAGAGATATTTGAGAAGAAAtgttcaaaacaaaattcgTGTTGGATCCAAGGCTGCCATTTATTTGACTGCCGTTTTGGAATATTTAACAGCAGAAGTTTTGGAATTGGCTGGTAATGCTGCCAAGGACTTGAAGGTCAAAAGAATCACACCAAGACATTTGCAATTGGCAATTAGAGGAGATGAGGAATTGgacaatttgattaaagCTACTATCGCTTATGGTGGTGTGTTGCCTCACATTAATAAAGCcttattattaaaagttgaaaagaagaagggccaaaaataa
- a CDS encoding optic atrophy 3 family protein, putative (no apparent S. cerevisiae orthologue), with protein sequence MSGLALKFTSLLVRTIAKPIGNAIKRQAKDHERFRRLCISFAQKMHSSEIKLRMSLLGENKIKVKPLNDNKAIEQGATFISEFFIFSVAGSLIFYESYRSRKKATNERDALADDITSLQSEIEKINNKLEDINIKLIDYKVSASSSETAPK encoded by the coding sequence ATGAGTGGTCTTGCTTTGAAATTTACCTCTCTACTAGTGAGGACGATTGCAAAACCAATTGGTAATGCAATCAAAAGGCAAGCAAAAGACCACGAAAGATTCAGAAGATTATGCATTAGTTTTGCCCAAAAGATGCATTCTTctgaaataaaattgagGATGTCATTATTGGgggaaaataaaataaaagtgAAGCCATTGAATGATAACAAAGCCATTGAGCAAGGTGCAACTTTTATATCCgaatttttcatattcagTGTTGCTGGTTCCTTAATTTTCTACGAAAGCTATAGAAGTCGAAAGAAGGCAACCAATGAGCGAGATGCATTGGCAGATGACATAACACTGTTACAAagtgaaattgaaaagattAATAATAAGCTTGAGGATATTAATATCaagttgattgattataaaGTTTCAGCATCATCCTCAGAAACCGCTCCTAAATAG